In the Nitratiruptor sp. YY09-18 genome, CTTGCTAACCTAGCCAAGAAGTACGATCTCAATATCGTTGGACCAAACTGCCTTGGGATCTATAACGGCCAAAAAGAGCTCAACCTCACTTTTGCAAAAGTTGCCATACGCAATGGCGATACAGCTCTCATCTCTCAATCAGGAGCAGTGCTCAGCGCTCTCATAGACAAAGCCTACTCCCATGCAATCGGGTTTTCACATATCGTATCCTTGGGAAATATGGCCGATTTTGATTTTGCAGATGCAATTACCGCACTCCAAGACAAAGAGAGCTGCAAGCATATCAGTATCTATGCTGAAGGCCTCAAAAGTGGCAAAAGCTACCTGGAATCAGTAAGAAATAGTAATAAACCAATTGCTATCTATAAAGCCGGAAAAACAAAAGAGGCAAAAAAAGCAGCCTTTAGTCACACTGGAAATATCAGCGGGGATTATGAGATGTTGATTGGCTTAAGCTATGCTGCAGGAGCTATAATCAAAAATGATATAGATGAACTCATTTTCAGTGCAAAGTATGCTTCATACAAGCAAGCTCTCATCATCACAAATGCCGGAGGTCCTGGGACAATCCTCACAGATATTCTCGTACAAAATGGTAAAAGGATGTATGAACTGTCACAAGAGAAGATCGAGCAGCTTAATCAAGTGCTTCCACCTACATGGTCCCATAACAATCCAGTAGATATCATAGGTGATGCAACTGCCCAGCGTTACGAGGCGGCTCTCAAAATTTTATATGATCCTAGTCTCCTCATTTTTATACTGGTCACTCCCCAGTTTATGACCGATGGCCTTGCAATTGCTAAAAGAATTGTAGGGTATGAAAATGTGATACCTATCTTTTTTGGTGAAGCCTCTTTTAAGGATGTGTTTACCTTTTTGGAGCACAATAACTGTGTATATTTTAATGATCTCGAAAATGTAGCAAATATTTTATAGAGGAAATGAGAAATGAGAGTATTAAATATTTTTAAGGGCGAAACAGGAGTTGGAATACTCTTAATTCTCTCTACTTTTTTGGCTCTCTTTTTGGCTAATTCCCCTTTTAGCAATTTCTATACTAGTTTTTTGGATACGCCTATTACAATACAGTTTTCTCAGCTTGTACTTGCAAAACCTCTAATTTTGTGGGTCAATGATGGCCTTATGGCTATATTTTTCTTCCTCGTAGGACTCGAGGTCAAAAGGGAACTTCTAGAAGGGTCTCTCTCTTCACTATCAAAAGTTTCACTTCCAGCAATTGCCGCACTCGGTGGCATGGCTACTCCAGCTCTAATATATATGCTTCTCAATTTCAATGACCCCATAGCTATGAGGGGATGGGCAATTCCGACTGCAACAGATATCGCTTTTGCGCTAGGGATACTTGCTCTTCTTGGAAATCGCATCCCTCAAAGCCTCAAAGTCTTTTTGATGGCACTTGCAATCATTGATGACTTGGGTGCAATTATTATAATTGCTCTATTTTACACGAAACAGCTCTCAATTACATCATTGTTCGTTGCTTCAGGAGCGATTGTTGGGCTATTTCTTCTCAATTATTTTAAGGTCGCAAGGAAATCTTTTTATATATTATTTGGAATTGTGCTTTGGACAAGCGTGCTCAAATCTGGCGTCCATGCTACACTAGCTGGTGTTGTTTTAGCGATGTTTATCCCTCTCAAACCAATTCATGGTAAGAGCCTTCTTAAAGAGTTTGAGCATGAGCTTCATGGATTTGTGAGTTACTTTGTCCTCCCACTCTTTGCATTTGTCAATGCTGGTATAGATCTTAGAGGACTAGAGATGCAAAAACTCTTCACTGGTGCACCACTTGGAATCATACTTGGACTCTTTGCAGGCAAACAGCTGGGAGTATTTGGATTTTCTCTTCTTGCAACAAAATGCAAACTTGCCAAAATGCCAGAAAATGTGTCATTAAGAAAATTTTATGGTGTGAGTGTTCTCACTGGAATCGGCTTTACTATGAGTCTTTTTATCGACTCACTTGCATTTGGTGATGCATCACTGTTTAAATTTGCAGACAAATTGGCAATACTGCTTGGATCGCTCCTCTCAGGTATTGCAGGATATGTAATTTTACGAAAATCTTAAATCAATCAAAGGAGCCCCTTATGAGTCAATATATCAAATGGTTCAAAGAAATTGGTGTAAAAGATGTAGCAGAAGTTGGTGGAAAAAATGCAAGTTTAGGTGAGATGTATAACCATCTCACACCTCTTGGTGTCAAAGTTCCTAATGGCTTTGCAGTAACCGCGACAGCGTATAGACATTATCTGGATGTCAATAATCTTTGGGAACCTCTCCAAAAGCTCTTTGAAGATTTCAATCCTGATGATATCAATCAGCTCAAAAGAGTTGGAAAAACTGCCAGAGAGATGATTATGAAGGGGGAAGTCCCAAAAGATTTAAAAGAAGAGATTCTAAAGGGCTATGAAAAGCTAAAACGAGAGTATGGAGAAGATGTAAGTCTTGCTGTCAGAAGCTCCGCAACTGCAGAGGATTCCCCAACTGCTTCTTTTGCCGGACAAAATGAGACCTATCTCAATATCAAAGGTGACAACAATCTTTTATGGGCATATAAAATGTGTCTTGCATCCAATTTTACTGATAGATCAATCAACTATAAGTATGTCCACCATTTCGATCCAATGAAGGTCTATCTTTCCGTTGTGATTATGAAAATGGTGCGCAGCGATATTGGAAGCAGTGGCG is a window encoding:
- the nhaA gene encoding Na+/H+ antiporter NhaA, translated to MRVLNIFKGETGVGILLILSTFLALFLANSPFSNFYTSFLDTPITIQFSQLVLAKPLILWVNDGLMAIFFFLVGLEVKRELLEGSLSSLSKVSLPAIAALGGMATPALIYMLLNFNDPIAMRGWAIPTATDIAFALGILALLGNRIPQSLKVFLMALAIIDDLGAIIIIALFYTKQLSITSLFVASGAIVGLFLLNYFKVARKSFYILFGIVLWTSVLKSGVHATLAGVVLAMFIPLKPIHGKSLLKEFEHELHGFVSYFVLPLFAFVNAGIDLRGLEMQKLFTGAPLGIILGLFAGKQLGVFGFSLLATKCKLAKMPENVSLRKFYGVSVLTGIGFTMSLFIDSLAFGDASLFKFADKLAILLGSLLSGIAGYVILRKS